One segment of Anopheles stephensi strain Indian chromosome 3, UCI_ANSTEP_V1.0, whole genome shotgun sequence DNA contains the following:
- the LOC118509259 gene encoding uncharacterized protein LOC118509259: MADPPPEEERQPEQREQQIGWLEADQFESAEDIENNVVNLVPRRSARRQRYAANNTNGNAGARRRAAPARANPARATPAQRAVTIQNAIRRTTGQDLEYKQKILRALTQITRSFEMVIEQQADATLMFWQAVAAESRNLRPDLYTQFKTDVIDKLAEYIRLNHQTFENEL; encoded by the exons ATG GCAGATCCTCCACCCGAAGAGGAGCGTCAGCCCGAGCAACGAGAGCAGCAAATTGGATGGTTAGAAGCGGACCAATTCGAATCCGCAGAAGACATTGAAAATAATGTCGTAAACTTGGTGCCTCGTCGTTCGGCACGTAGACAAAGGTACGCGGCCAATAACACAAATGGAAACGCTGGTGCCCGACGCAGAGCAGCTCCGGCACGGGCTAATCCAGCACGGGCTACACCAGCACAGCGGGCAGtcacgatacaaaatgctattcGACGAACGACTGGACAGGATTTAGAGTACAAACAAAAGATCTTAAGGGCTCTAACTCAAATCACTCGATCGTTCGAAATGGTGATTGAGCAGCAAGCCGATGCCACCCTCATGTTTTGGCAGGCAGTGGCCGCTGAAAGCCGTAATTTACGGCCCGATCTGTACACCCAGTTCAAGACGGATGTAATCGACAAGCTGGCTGAGTATATTAGATTGAATCATCAAACGTTCGAAAATGAACTGTAA
- the LOC118512428 gene encoding Golgi phosphoprotein 3 homolog sauron, with amino-acid sequence MNRTDGLVRRVKARDTETNGGSSSSAANHAEQEDNKVDKEDEMEDCDSKETRLTLMEEVLLLGLKDKEGYTSFWNDCISSGLRGCILIELGLRGRIELERAGMRRKGLCTRKITLKSDTPTGDVLLDEALKHIKETYPPETIQSWIEYLSGETWNPLKIRYQLKNVRERLAKNLVEKGVLTTEKQNFLLFDMTTHPLTDNVIKCRLVKKIQDAVLTKWVNDPQRIGKRMLALILLAHASDVLENAFAPLNDDDYELAMRRVRELLDLDFEAESAKSNANEVIWAVFAAFTK; translated from the exons ATGAATCGAACGGACGGGCTTGTGCGACGTGTGAAAGCACGCGACACCGAAACGAATGGAGGATCGTCTTCATCCGCGGCGAATCATGCCGAACAGGAGGACAACAAAGTAGACAAGGAGGACGAGATGGAAGACTGCGACTCCAAGGAAACGCGGCTCACTTTGATGGAAgaggtgctgctgcttgggTTAAAGGATAAGGAG GGCTACACATCATTTTGGAACGATTGCATATCGAGCGGACTGCGTGGGTGCATTCTGATCGAATTGGGGCTTCGTGGACGCATCGAACTAGAGCGGGCCGGTATGCGAAGGAAGGGCCTGTGCACGCGGAAAATCACCCTCAAATCCGACACACCTACCGGTGATGTACTGCTCGACGAGGCCTTGAAACATATTAAAGAAACGTACCCACCGGAAACCATTCAGAGTTGGATCGAATATTTGAGCG GGGAAACATGGAATCCGCTCAAGATACgctatcaactgaaaaacgtCCGCGAACGACTAGCCAAGAATTTGGTCGAAAAGGGTGTACTGACGACGGAGAAGCAAAATTTTCTCCTCTTCGATATGACGACACATCCCCTAACCGATAACGTTATCAAATGCCGGTTGGTGAAGAAG ATACAAGATGCGGTGCTCACAAAATGGGTCAACGATCCGCAGCGGATTGGCAAACGAATGCTGGCGCTGATACTGTTGGCGCACGCAAGTGACGTGCTGGAGAATGCCTTTGCGCCTCTGAACGATGACGACTACGAGCTGGCGATGCGACGGGTAAGGGAGCTGCTCGATCTTGACTTTGAGGCGGAGTCCGCCAAATCGAACGCCAACGAAGTGATTTGGGCCGTCTTTGCGGCCTTTACCAAGTAA